Proteins found in one Sporosarcina jeotgali genomic segment:
- a CDS encoding type II secretion system F family protein: MARFKYDGRDAKSVRSGVVVADNKRDAALKLKREGIRVKNLTEQAETTLTKEIHIGKPVKRQHFIMFLRQFSTLLRAGVTIVEAIRILALQVEGKQFKKILIEVNEDLRTGGSLSDSFAKHPKAFEPLVVNMIKAGELSGTLDDALDRLAIHYEKAYKTRQKVLSALSYPVVVGIVAVGVVIFLLTFVVPMFVDLFASVGGELPLLTRFVMSASDFALSYWYIIVMTAAAIAIAFYLIRNNPAGKMMLDTILLRLPIFGDIVKKSVLATLTRTLSSLFSSSVPILQSISMTEKVIENEVVKKVLVKSRESLERGGSLTEPMEGHWAFPPLIPHMIAIGEQTGSLDAMLAKVADFYESEVDASTERLKALIEPIMIVLLAGLVGTIVLAILLPMFSLFNEIDNL, translated from the coding sequence GTGGCTCGTTTTAAATATGATGGACGAGACGCCAAGTCGGTCCGTTCAGGTGTCGTAGTTGCAGATAACAAAAGAGATGCTGCGTTAAAGTTAAAACGCGAAGGAATCCGTGTCAAAAATTTAACGGAGCAGGCGGAAACGACGCTGACGAAAGAAATTCATATCGGGAAGCCGGTAAAACGCCAGCACTTCATTATGTTTTTGCGCCAGTTTTCTACATTGCTGCGTGCGGGTGTAACGATTGTCGAGGCGATTCGCATACTGGCCCTGCAAGTTGAAGGAAAACAGTTTAAAAAGATCTTGATAGAGGTAAATGAAGACTTACGGACAGGCGGTTCTTTGTCGGACTCATTCGCAAAGCATCCGAAAGCATTCGAACCGCTTGTGGTGAATATGATTAAAGCCGGTGAACTGTCAGGTACGTTGGATGATGCACTGGATCGGCTAGCAATTCACTATGAAAAAGCATACAAGACGCGTCAAAAAGTGTTGTCCGCACTTTCGTATCCGGTTGTTGTTGGGATTGTAGCTGTCGGAGTTGTCATTTTCTTACTGACGTTTGTCGTGCCGATGTTTGTAGATTTGTTCGCCAGTGTAGGCGGAGAATTGCCATTGCTGACCCGCTTCGTCATGAGCGCCAGTGATTTTGCGCTGTCTTATTGGTACATTATTGTAATGACGGCCGCGGCGATTGCGATTGCGTTTTATCTGATTCGAAATAACCCGGCAGGAAAAATGATGCTGGATACGATTTTACTTAGGCTGCCGATATTTGGTGACATTGTGAAAAAATCAGTTCTGGCTACGTTAACGCGTACGCTCAGTTCACTGTTCTCGAGTTCGGTACCGATTCTGCAATCGATATCGATGACAGAAAAAGTGATTGAAAATGAAGTTGTGAAGAAAGTGCTTGTTAAGTCGCGGGAATCGTTGGAACGGGGCGGATCACTGACCGAGCCGATGGAAGGGCACTGGGCGTTTCCGCCGCTAATTCCGCACATGATCGCTATCGGAGAACAAACCGGTTCTTTGGATGCGATGCTTGCGAAAGTCGCAGATTTCTACGAGAGTGAAGTCGATGCTTCCACTGAAAGACTGAAAGCGCTCATCGAGCCGATCATGATTGTTTTATTAGCAGGATTAGTCGGGACTATTGTCCTCGCAATTCTATTGCCGATGTTCAGCCTGTTTAATGAGATAGATAATTTGTAA
- a CDS encoding GGDEF domain-containing protein has protein sequence MERFIIFTVFFQYGLLTEMLFMQIAIIILQLTTKSPLPASYRFLSNSLMFTIVSLGSAFMFYFAGGSFDNSLEPWKLVSAGLVYAISYATLNNIVIYLFIKFEKEETKDFFTVALWDFVTSLVLLPMAISYSLLTAKLGIQSVLLLGVPFLFMQIIFKMYFSSDSLNKKLSSAVEIGHELTDSLRSIEVLDIFTQKIQSVVNYDQAYLLDLRKGQKLVLLSSVEAGNLTRSPQFFNYEKGTLEKLPVTRTQVYGKSSELTSLDNFHFSSAVESVMVAPVKRQGNIEGYLVMTSFRKHFFEELDEKMVDLLTSYFEAAVLKAFHYEQTIERSEKCGLTNLYNFRYLTKKLSHELSLFHEQEISSLSAIILDIDHFKSINDSYGHQSGNDILCTFAQILKKYETDGRTLARYGGEEFVLLLPDFTKDEAVSLAERIRKEVERYTFEIKPDLSNDNESIGINLTVSLGVSSIPEDTQSDSSLLRNADRALYIGGKQAGRNRVGVYEGELTQPLKI, from the coding sequence TTGGAGCGATTTATCATTTTCACAGTGTTTTTTCAGTACGGTCTTTTAACCGAAATGCTTTTCATGCAAATTGCCATTATCATTTTGCAATTAACGACTAAATCTCCTTTGCCAGCATCCTATCGATTTCTTTCAAACTCATTGATGTTTACAATCGTATCGCTTGGCAGTGCTTTTATGTTCTACTTCGCTGGCGGGAGTTTTGACAATTCTCTGGAACCTTGGAAACTCGTGAGTGCGGGATTAGTATATGCAATTAGCTATGCAACACTTAATAACATTGTGATTTACTTGTTCATCAAATTTGAAAAAGAAGAAACGAAGGATTTTTTCACAGTGGCATTATGGGACTTTGTTACTTCTCTTGTTTTATTGCCAATGGCGATTTCCTACAGTTTGTTGACTGCTAAACTTGGAATACAATCAGTATTATTACTGGGTGTCCCTTTCTTGTTTATGCAAATAATTTTCAAAATGTACTTTTCAAGTGATAGCCTTAATAAAAAACTATCTTCAGCTGTTGAAATTGGTCATGAATTGACGGATAGCTTGCGATCCATTGAAGTCTTGGATATATTTACGCAAAAAATCCAGTCTGTAGTAAATTATGATCAAGCTTACTTATTGGATTTAAGAAAAGGGCAGAAATTAGTTTTGCTTTCGAGTGTGGAAGCAGGGAACCTAACAAGAAGCCCTCAATTTTTCAACTATGAAAAAGGAACACTCGAGAAACTTCCAGTAACTAGAACTCAGGTATATGGAAAATCATCAGAATTAACGAGTTTAGATAATTTCCATTTTAGTTCTGCCGTTGAAAGTGTGATGGTTGCTCCGGTTAAACGTCAAGGGAATATTGAAGGATACCTGGTAATGACGTCATTTAGAAAACATTTCTTTGAAGAACTAGATGAAAAAATGGTTGATTTGCTAACAAGTTACTTCGAAGCAGCGGTATTGAAAGCGTTTCATTATGAACAAACTATTGAACGGAGCGAAAAATGCGGTCTCACTAATCTGTACAACTTCCGTTATTTGACCAAGAAACTTAGTCATGAACTCAGTCTCTTCCATGAACAAGAGATTTCAAGTCTTTCTGCCATCATTTTAGATATCGATCATTTCAAATCTATCAATGACTCGTATGGACATCAAAGCGGGAATGATATCTTATGTACGTTCGCGCAAATTCTTAAAAAGTACGAAACGGATGGGCGGACACTTGCACGTTATGGCGGAGAAGAATTTGTTTTACTGCTTCCTGATTTCACAAAAGATGAGGCAGTTTCTCTTGCTGAAAGAATTCGTAAAGAAGTCGAAAGATACACGTTTGAGATAAAACCTGACTTATCGAATGATAATGAATCCATCGGTATCAACTTGACAGTTAGCCTGGGAGTTTCTTCGATTCCCGAAGATACCCAATCAGACAGCAGTCTGCTTCGAAATGCAGATCGCGCCCTTTATATAGGAGGGAAGCAGGCAGGAAGAAATCGTGTCGGTGTTTATGAAGGGGAACTGACGCAACCGCTGAAAATTTGA
- a CDS encoding type IV pilus twitching motility protein PilT, with translation MKQQVDDLLTKAVELQASDIHMTIGSPPVFRINGDLKRFGSDDLDEQFTMCAAEATVPDKLFTDFKGNGQIDYSYEVPNVARFRVNAFQQRGVISLAFRTIPTDIPTIESLQMPGILKTLAETKQGLILVTGPTGSGKSTTLASMIDYLNQTSRKHILTLEDPIEYMHSHGSSIIDQREVGFDTDSFADGLRAALRQDPDVILVGEMRDLETISTAITAAETGHLVLATLHTWSAASTIDRIIDVFPHGQQAQIRVQLAGVLTAVLSQRLLPTKDRSGRRAATELMIKNAAIANLIRSEKVHQIPNVIQTNRAMGMHMMNASVKELLDGGVISYDTAEPYLQEES, from the coding sequence ATGAAACAACAGGTCGATGATTTACTGACGAAAGCGGTTGAACTTCAAGCTTCTGACATTCACATGACCATTGGCTCTCCGCCGGTATTTCGAATTAATGGCGATTTGAAGCGTTTTGGAAGTGATGATTTAGACGAACAGTTTACAATGTGCGCTGCCGAAGCGACAGTTCCTGATAAATTGTTCACTGATTTTAAAGGGAACGGTCAAATTGACTATTCCTATGAAGTCCCGAACGTTGCACGATTTCGTGTGAATGCGTTCCAGCAGCGCGGAGTGATATCACTGGCGTTCCGTACAATTCCTACAGATATTCCGACGATTGAATCCTTGCAGATGCCAGGTATATTAAAGACGCTGGCAGAAACGAAGCAGGGGCTGATTCTCGTGACGGGACCGACTGGCTCAGGAAAATCTACTACGCTGGCGTCAATGATTGATTATTTAAATCAAACTTCTAGAAAACATATATTGACATTGGAAGACCCGATTGAGTATATGCATAGTCATGGTTCGAGCATCATCGACCAGCGAGAAGTCGGTTTTGATACAGATTCATTCGCTGATGGATTGCGTGCTGCATTGCGTCAAGATCCCGATGTCATTCTAGTTGGGGAAATGCGAGATTTAGAGACGATTTCTACTGCGATTACTGCCGCTGAAACAGGGCATCTCGTACTGGCTACACTTCATACATGGAGTGCCGCGTCGACGATTGACCGAATTATCGATGTCTTTCCGCATGGACAGCAAGCGCAAATTCGTGTTCAGCTAGCAGGAGTGCTGACGGCCGTGTTGTCTCAGCGATTGCTCCCCACAAAAGACCGATCAGGCAGACGCGCGGCGACAGAGCTGATGATTAAGAACGCGGCAATCGCTAATTTAATCCGTTCTGAAAAGGTGCATCAGATTCCCAATGTCATTCAAACAAATCGTGCCATGGGGATGCACATGATGAATGCATCTGTTAAAGAGTTATTGGATGGCGGAGTGATCAGTTATGACACCGCTGAGCCTTACTTGCAGGAGGAATCATAA
- the pilM gene encoding type IV pilus biogenesis protein PilM — translation MPFPFSRPKRPISLTIEEDAVRYVKLKAGESLTVEEAVEIPLPPNTVHDGRVVDSAGLATLLDGLAKEWGIAKRSVQFLAPDTYVMIRKVPYPEDVMEDELKGHFFIEIGSSIYLPFDDPVFDVVPYLPNEDAHEAILIASKESVLHGYESALTDAKFEPLVADIAPLALYRLAHDKHHFTGDEHVLLADLTAGKLVVSIFHQHYPQFMRPVDLENATELDVSSTELTVDSNTLSPRAIVQELEKLVNFYRYNMWNAGATITHLLVNGEYKELDELLKQVSGRLNVIAGPLLPESLKFSNGGIVPASFNRVIGLALKEVHHASRY, via the coding sequence ATGCCATTCCCATTCTCCCGCCCAAAGCGGCCCATCTCACTTACAATTGAAGAAGACGCCGTCCGCTACGTAAAGCTGAAAGCGGGAGAATCATTAACAGTGGAAGAAGCGGTAGAAATTCCGTTGCCGCCAAACACCGTTCATGACGGTCGCGTGGTCGATTCTGCTGGGCTGGCAACTTTGCTTGACGGGCTTGCGAAGGAATGGGGCATTGCGAAACGCAGTGTCCAGTTTCTTGCGCCCGATACATATGTCATGATCCGGAAAGTGCCGTACCCGGAAGACGTGATGGAAGATGAATTAAAAGGGCACTTTTTCATAGAAATCGGTTCGTCGATCTATTTGCCGTTCGATGATCCGGTTTTTGACGTTGTGCCGTACTTGCCGAATGAAGATGCTCATGAAGCGATTTTAATCGCCTCTAAAGAAAGTGTCCTCCATGGCTACGAATCTGCGTTAACGGATGCTAAGTTCGAACCGCTTGTTGCGGATATTGCGCCGCTTGCCCTTTATCGCCTGGCGCATGACAAGCATCACTTTACTGGGGACGAGCATGTTCTGTTAGCGGATTTAACAGCAGGAAAGCTTGTCGTTTCGATTTTCCATCAACATTATCCTCAGTTTATGCGTCCTGTGGATTTAGAAAATGCCACGGAACTGGATGTTTCGTCAACTGAGCTGACGGTGGACTCGAATACGCTGTCCCCGCGTGCAATTGTTCAAGAGCTTGAAAAACTCGTTAATTTCTATCGCTACAATATGTGGAACGCCGGAGCGACCATTACGCATTTGCTGGTAAATGGAGAGTACAAGGAATTGGATGAATTGCTGAAGCAAGTATCGGGCCGTTTAAACGTGATCGCCGGACCTTTGTTGCCGGAATCACTTAAATTCTCAAACGGCGGGATCGTTCCCGCGTCGTTCAATCGGGTAATTGGATTGGCGCTGAAAGAGGTGCATCATGCTAGTCGATATTAA
- a CDS encoding type II secretion system protein, with protein MKKFLQKKLKNEKGLTLVELLAVIVILGIIAAIAVPSIGGIIDNSRIKAVKADAQTIISAANMYFAENPDATNVNLMTLVDGNYMDDIGKFVKPTTIDAEPKVTKATGGNKFSGSAKYKGEETVTFKDATSKMITDSGNSKVVPKTN; from the coding sequence ATGAAGAAGTTTTTGCAGAAAAAGTTGAAGAATGAAAAAGGTTTGACACTCGTCGAGCTGCTCGCAGTTATTGTGATTTTGGGTATTATCGCAGCGATTGCTGTGCCGTCGATTGGTGGAATTATTGATAATAGTCGAATTAAAGCTGTTAAAGCTGATGCTCAAACAATTATTTCAGCGGCCAATATGTATTTTGCGGAAAATCCGGATGCAACAAATGTTAATTTGATGACCTTAGTTGACGGTAATTATATGGATGATATCGGAAAGTTCGTAAAACCTACTACAATTGATGCTGAACCAAAAGTCACAAAAGCTACTGGAGGAAACAAATTTTCTGGTAGCGCTAAGTACAAAGGCGAAGAAACTGTAACTTTTAAAGATGCAACTAGTAAAATGATTACAGATAGTGGAAATTCTAAGGTAGTCCCTAAAACAAATTAA
- a CDS encoding DUF7305 domain-containing protein, whose protein sequence is MRKLSESGYSLLIVLMVLLVLSVLTLSILGLTVKQHTLSKQEVNDKSAFYIAEAGLNYTVKDIERIAKREILNYAPTEKLSVEVQKGNYLRAVKNAVSDSPVYPYDFEKHGTSTPTVSLTTNKKEVSDKILVTSIGKIGTKKRSLTQYVTIKYAYINEGGESGGESEPLLPVKPPSFNYPEKTAVFVDGTINLSGGAEIWGNVGTNRAAANSVTLSGGISIKGSVYVPVGYENKSLDKPSWMDIDQPLGLNDKVTFSLPEFPVYPPLSFMNNQVIYKGSNKKEVIKNGSLYIDNYISDGYRLELDKDHQFNEIKVDENNTLEINVGSNDRTIVVDHLNVANGKIKIIGTGNLTFMVKSKVSMGSGSVVNTSQDSKRLKIFLDNESIKPNELSLSGAQKIYGSLYAKNTNIQISGGGGFQGNILTGGKKVEISGGGSAKYTLLNAPNADILLSGGGTVKGTVLGKSLIMSGGTRVENGEFDINPGEFYPPEDPKFPVYKPIISDTIKVDKIIEK, encoded by the coding sequence GTGAGAAAGCTTTCAGAGAGTGGATATTCATTGCTCATAGTCCTAATGGTCCTTCTTGTATTATCCGTTCTAACACTTTCAATTCTAGGATTAACTGTTAAACAGCATACGTTAAGTAAACAAGAAGTAAATGACAAATCAGCTTTTTATATAGCAGAGGCGGGTTTGAACTATACTGTTAAAGATATAGAACGAATTGCGAAAAGAGAAATACTTAACTATGCACCTACGGAAAAGTTATCTGTGGAAGTGCAGAAAGGTAACTATCTGCGGGCAGTAAAAAATGCAGTCAGTGACTCGCCTGTATATCCGTATGATTTTGAAAAGCACGGAACTTCTACACCGACAGTGTCTCTAACGACGAATAAAAAGGAAGTCTCTGATAAAATACTAGTAACTTCCATCGGTAAAATAGGTACTAAAAAACGTTCGTTAACCCAGTATGTAACCATAAAGTACGCGTACATAAATGAAGGAGGAGAATCTGGTGGTGAAAGTGAACCCTTGCTGCCCGTAAAACCGCCAAGTTTCAACTATCCGGAAAAAACTGCCGTCTTTGTAGATGGAACTATCAATTTAAGTGGGGGAGCTGAAATTTGGGGGAATGTGGGAACTAATAGAGCAGCTGCAAATTCGGTAACTTTATCTGGCGGTATAAGCATTAAAGGTTCAGTATATGTACCGGTTGGTTACGAAAATAAATCATTAGATAAGCCTTCATGGATGGATATTGATCAGCCGCTTGGATTGAATGATAAAGTTACATTCAGTCTTCCGGAATTTCCTGTTTATCCTCCGTTGTCTTTTATGAATAACCAAGTGATTTACAAGGGGAGCAATAAAAAGGAAGTAATCAAAAATGGAAGTCTTTATATAGATAACTATATTTCAGACGGATATCGATTAGAGTTAGACAAGGATCATCAATTTAATGAGATAAAAGTGGATGAGAACAATACTCTTGAAATAAATGTCGGAAGTAACGATAGAACAATAGTAGTAGATCATCTGAATGTAGCCAACGGTAAAATCAAAATTATTGGTACTGGTAATCTGACTTTTATGGTGAAGAGCAAAGTTTCAATGGGATCTGGAAGTGTCGTTAATACTTCCCAGGACTCTAAGCGTTTAAAGATTTTTTTGGATAATGAAAGCATCAAACCTAATGAATTAAGCTTGTCAGGAGCCCAAAAAATCTATGGTTCCTTATATGCGAAAAATACAAATATCCAAATTTCAGGCGGTGGGGGTTTTCAAGGGAACATCTTGACAGGTGGTAAGAAGGTAGAAATCAGTGGTGGAGGCAGTGCTAAATATACACTGCTAAATGCACCCAATGCAGACATCTTATTATCAGGTGGAGGTACGGTAAAGGGGACAGTGCTCGGTAAATCCTTAATTATGAGCGGTGGAACTAGAGTGGAGAATGGTGAGTTCGATATCAATCCCGGTGAATTTTATCCACCAGAAGATCCTAAGTTTCCTGTATATAAGCCCATTATTTCTGATACGATAAAAGTAGATAAAATCATAGAAAAGTAG
- a CDS encoding type IV pilus modification PilV family protein, with the protein MLNKKNVSHESGLTLIEILASLVILGIVIVSFLSIFSQSALYNKKTDDLNDNTNYAEDLMELFVAYSQKGSSLESVDSILLNGQGFKKVTNLKYNKSTSKGFIEVIFEEQDKIDGYRVTRVIINNYSSGTDKPNSIIESLLYWRTSHE; encoded by the coding sequence ATGTTGAATAAAAAGAATGTCAGTCACGAGTCCGGGCTGACTCTTATCGAAATTCTAGCCTCCCTTGTGATATTAGGCATAGTTATAGTTTCTTTCTTATCTATTTTTAGTCAATCAGCTCTCTATAATAAAAAGACTGACGATCTAAATGATAATACTAATTATGCTGAAGACTTGATGGAGTTATTTGTAGCATATTCTCAAAAAGGAAGTTCATTAGAAAGTGTAGATAGCATCTTGCTAAATGGCCAGGGATTTAAGAAAGTAACCAATTTAAAGTATAATAAATCGACTTCTAAAGGATTTATAGAAGTCATCTTTGAAGAACAAGACAAAATAGATGGGTATAGAGTAACGAGAGTGATAATAAATAATTATTCTTCTGGAACTGATAAACCAAATTCTATTATTGAATCATTACTATATTGGAGAACTAGTCATGAATAA
- a CDS encoding type IV pilus modification PilV family protein translates to MNKHMNSRGVSLVEVLAALVLLSMIFLLIISTQLFGEREYNTQNEQFSNEVSLQFVIKDITREIRRIDDNNKIKIDPQKSELIIGKNVYILSNMGLMKNSSILADNIQDFKLEFNNSRDTLNISIITNGSDRSEKEIVTSIFLREGDSR, encoded by the coding sequence ATGAATAAACACATGAATTCTAGAGGGGTGTCATTGGTTGAAGTCCTAGCTGCTTTAGTACTGTTATCAATGATATTCTTACTAATAATATCGACCCAACTATTTGGGGAAAGAGAATATAATACTCAGAATGAGCAGTTCTCAAATGAAGTAAGTCTTCAGTTTGTTATTAAAGATATTACAAGGGAGATTAGAAGAATAGATGATAATAATAAAATTAAAATAGATCCTCAAAAATCAGAGTTAATAATTGGGAAAAACGTCTACATACTTAGCAACATGGGCTTGATGAAAAACAGCTCGATATTGGCTGACAACATTCAAGACTTTAAATTGGAATTCAATAATTCCAGGGACACGCTTAATATCTCGATAATAACTAACGGCTCTGACCGATCCGAGAAAGAGATTGTAACCTCAATATTTTTGCGGGAAGGTGACAGCAGGTGA
- a CDS encoding GspE/PulE family protein — protein sequence MAAPRKRLGDLLVESGLITDVQLEMALAEKPKDQRLGDALLGRGYITEQQLIEVLEFQLGIPHINLFRYPFDPKLFNIVHKDFAKRNLLVPLKADGDRLFVAMSDPMDYLTIEDLRLSTGFHIETAIASKDDILRTISKYYEDESFEDIFIDQPEETKQQEELTDLDSPVVRLVNQLMVSAVAQKASDIHLDPQENELIIRYRLDGLLKTERVLPKHMQGMLTARIKILANLDITEQRLPQDGRIKTTIDFRPIDLRVSTLPTIFGEKIVMRILDLSSSLSDLKKLGFNPLNLDRFLEEINRPNGIVLISGPTGSGKSSTLYAALNKLNSEEVNIITVEDPVEYQLSGVNQIQVNQNVGLTFATGLRSILRQDPDIVMVGEIRDRDTVEIAIRASLTGHLVLSTIHTNDSVASITRLLDMGVEPFLVTASLNAVVAQRLIRKVCRDCGKKMPATTREQEIFAKRGLTVEEINRGSGCAACNMTGYRGRVAIHEVLLIDDAMRELINSNATPAKMREAAVKSGTIFLIDDGLDKVIQGLTTTEEVLRVALPE from the coding sequence ATGGCGGCACCACGAAAACGGTTAGGGGATTTGCTAGTTGAGTCTGGACTCATTACAGATGTTCAGCTTGAAATGGCCTTAGCGGAAAAGCCTAAAGATCAGCGTCTCGGCGATGCATTGCTTGGGCGTGGATATATTACTGAACAGCAATTGATTGAAGTGTTGGAATTCCAGCTCGGGATTCCTCATATCAATTTATTCCGGTATCCGTTCGATCCGAAATTGTTTAATATCGTTCACAAGGATTTTGCGAAGCGTAACTTGCTCGTTCCATTGAAGGCGGATGGCGACAGGCTGTTTGTCGCGATGAGCGATCCAATGGATTATTTAACAATTGAGGATTTACGTTTGTCGACAGGTTTCCATATTGAAACGGCGATCGCTTCAAAAGACGATATTTTACGGACAATTTCAAAGTATTATGAGGACGAATCGTTCGAAGATATTTTTATTGATCAACCTGAAGAAACAAAACAGCAGGAAGAACTGACAGATCTCGATTCTCCCGTTGTACGTCTCGTAAACCAGCTCATGGTTTCGGCAGTTGCTCAAAAGGCGAGTGATATCCATTTGGATCCTCAAGAAAACGAACTTATTATCCGCTATCGTTTAGATGGGTTGCTGAAAACAGAACGGGTTCTGCCGAAACACATGCAGGGGATGTTGACAGCCAGGATTAAGATTCTTGCTAATCTGGATATCACTGAACAGCGTTTGCCTCAGGATGGACGTATTAAGACGACGATCGATTTTCGTCCCATTGACTTGCGTGTTTCAACATTACCGACCATCTTTGGTGAGAAAATAGTGATGCGGATATTGGATCTTAGCAGTTCGTTAAGCGATTTGAAAAAGCTGGGCTTCAATCCGCTGAACTTGGACCGGTTTTTAGAGGAAATTAATCGGCCGAATGGAATTGTGCTGATTTCCGGGCCAACCGGGTCTGGTAAATCATCCACGTTATATGCAGCGCTGAACAAATTGAACAGCGAAGAAGTTAACATTATTACTGTTGAGGATCCCGTTGAATACCAGCTTTCGGGGGTTAATCAAATTCAGGTCAATCAAAATGTTGGCCTGACTTTTGCGACTGGTTTACGGTCGATCTTGCGCCAGGATCCTGACATCGTTATGGTCGGGGAGATCCGCGATCGAGATACGGTTGAAATCGCGATAAGAGCCTCATTAACCGGGCATTTAGTTCTTAGCACGATCCATACAAATGATTCGGTAGCATCGATCACCCGACTGCTCGATATGGGTGTGGAACCCTTCCTGGTGACGGCATCACTCAACGCGGTGGTGGCCCAGCGGCTAATTCGAAAAGTGTGCCGGGACTGCGGGAAGAAAATGCCTGCAACAACACGCGAGCAGGAGATTTTTGCAAAGCGCGGATTAACGGTTGAAGAAATTAATCGAGGATCAGGATGCGCAGCTTGTAACATGACGGGCTATCGAGGCCGCGTTGCGATTCACGAAGTGCTGCTGATTGACGATGCGATGCGAGAATTGATTAACAGTAACGCAACACCTGCTAAAATGCGCGAAGCTGCGGTTAAGAGCGGGACCATCTTTTTAATCGATGATGGACTGGATAAAGTCATACAAGGACTGACGACGACGGAAGAAGTACTCCGTGTTGCGCTGCCGGAATAG